The Acidobacteriota bacterium genome includes a region encoding these proteins:
- the map gene encoding type I methionyl aminopeptidase, with the protein MIIRKSKSEIERMRASGRIVAQVLERLSKMIEPGVTTRDLDHEADRMIVDAGAYPTFKGYHGYPSSICASINDEVVHGIPSKRKLREGDIVGIDCGATYMGYVGDAAVTVPVGRVSDPVKRLLETTQRSLYEAIEKCRVGNRLGDVCNAVQAYVEPLGYSVVKNYCGHGVGRAMHEEPQVPNYGKPGTGPVLREGWVIAIEPMINLGHEDVKVLSDGWTVITLDGQPSAHFEHTVAITQEGPRILTVLDNGRAASEVA; encoded by the coding sequence ATGATAATTCGCAAGTCCAAGTCCGAGATCGAAAGGATGCGAGCTTCAGGGCGTATCGTCGCGCAGGTATTGGAGCGCTTGTCCAAGATGATCGAGCCTGGCGTAACTACTCGGGACCTTGATCATGAAGCAGACCGGATGATTGTGGATGCCGGCGCGTATCCGACTTTCAAGGGATACCACGGTTATCCAAGTTCGATTTGCGCTTCGATAAACGACGAGGTTGTCCACGGAATTCCGAGCAAGCGCAAGCTGCGAGAGGGCGACATCGTCGGCATCGACTGCGGCGCGACATACATGGGATATGTCGGCGACGCGGCCGTCACAGTGCCGGTAGGGCGGGTCAGTGACCCGGTCAAGCGGCTTCTGGAGACCACTCAGAGATCGCTATACGAAGCGATCGAGAAATGCCGAGTGGGCAACAGGCTCGGCGATGTATGCAACGCAGTGCAGGCTTACGTCGAGCCACTAGGCTATTCCGTCGTCAAGAACTACTGTGGCCACGGCGTGGGACGCGCGATGCACGAAGAGCCGCAGGTGCCGAATTACGGTAAGCCGGGAACAGGGCCAGTCCTGCGCGAAGGATGGGTTATTGCGATCGAACCGATGATCAATCTCGGGCACGAAGACGTGAAAGTGCTTTCGGATGGCTGGACGGTTATTACTCTCGACGGCCAGCCCTCGGCGCATTTCGAGCACACGGTTGCGATTACCCAGGAGGGGCCGCGGATACTGACCGTGCTAGACAATGGAAGGGCGGCCTCGGAAGTAGCATAG
- the rpmJ gene encoding 50S ribosomal protein L36 gives MKVRASVKKMCDNCKVIHRRGVVRVICTNPKHKQRQG, from the coding sequence ATGAAAGTCAGGGCGTCGGTTAAGAAAATGTGCGACAACTGCAAGGTCATTCACCGCCGGGGCGTGGTGAGGGTGATTTGCACCAACCCGAAGCACAAACAGCGTCAAGGATAG
- the rpsM gene encoding 30S ribosomal protein S13 codes for MARIAGVDLPANKRAEIGLTYIYGIGRSRANKILGEAGISVDKRIRELTEEEVNRIRTVIDQQGGVEGDLRKQIQMDIKRMMDIGCYRGLRHRRGLPVRGQRTHTNARTRKGPRRMTVAKKKVAGKK; via the coding sequence ATGGCACGCATAGCAGGTGTGGACCTGCCAGCTAATAAAAGAGCTGAAATTGGTCTGACGTACATCTACGGCATCGGGCGCTCTCGCGCTAACAAGATCCTGGGAGAGGCCGGCATAAGCGTCGATAAGCGCATCCGCGAGCTGACTGAAGAAGAAGTCAATCGCATCCGCACCGTGATCGACCAGCAAGGCGGGGTCGAAGGTGATTTGCGCAAGCAGATCCAGATGGACATAAAGCGAATGATGGACATCGGCTGCTATCGCGGCCTCCGTCACCGGAGGGGGCTTCCGGTTCGAGGTCAACGCACCCACACAAATGCCCGCACCCGCAAGGGGCCACGCCGCATGACGGTAGCGAAGAAGAAGGTTGCTGGAAAGAAGTAA
- the rpsK gene encoding 30S ribosomal protein S11 has product MAKAQTKAGKKKTFKRKERRLVPQGIVHIQASFNNTLVTITDLEGNLISQSSSGALGFHGSRKGTPFAAQQAGLRAAQAARELGMQTCEVRVKGPGSGRESAVRAIQAAGIEVRLIRDVTPIPHNGCRPPKRRRV; this is encoded by the coding sequence ATGGCAAAAGCTCAAACCAAAGCCGGCAAGAAGAAAACATTCAAGCGCAAGGAGCGGCGGTTGGTGCCGCAGGGAATCGTTCACATTCAAGCGAGCTTCAACAACACCCTGGTAACGATCACCGACCTGGAAGGTAACCTGATCAGTCAGTCGTCGTCGGGTGCGCTTGGCTTTCACGGGTCGCGAAAGGGCACTCCATTCGCGGCGCAACAAGCTGGCCTCCGCGCCGCTCAGGCAGCCCGTGAACTCGGAATGCAGACTTGCGAGGTCAGGGTTAAGGGTCCGGGATCAGGCCGCGAGTCGGCGGTGCGAGCGATTCAAGCGGCGGGCATTGAGGTTCGACTGATTCGAGACGTTACGCCGATTCCGCACAACGGCTGCCGGCCGCCAAAGCGCCGAAGGGTCTGA
- the rpsD gene encoding 30S ribosomal protein S4, translating to MARYRGPVCRLCRREGMKLFLKGERCYKPTCPIEKRGTQPPGQHGRNVRRAKQLVGYGEQLREKQKVKRIYGMLERQFRLYFQRAMRMKGVTGENLLALLERRLDNVVYRLGYATSRAQARQFVTHGHVLVNGRKVDIPSFQVKVGDEISVREGSRSNIHIQSAFQTASGRGRPTWLEVVSPDEIRGRVVALPRRDDIGQNINEQLIVELYSK from the coding sequence TTGGCAAGATATCGTGGCCCGGTGTGCAGACTTTGCCGCCGGGAAGGAATGAAACTCTTTTTAAAGGGCGAGCGCTGCTATAAGCCGACTTGCCCCATCGAGAAGCGCGGCACTCAGCCGCCTGGCCAACACGGCCGCAACGTACGCCGTGCCAAACAGCTCGTCGGCTACGGGGAACAGCTACGCGAAAAACAGAAGGTCAAACGCATATACGGCATGTTGGAGCGGCAGTTTCGGCTGTATTTCCAGAGGGCCATGCGAATGAAAGGCGTGACGGGCGAAAACCTCCTCGCCTTGCTTGAGCGCCGTTTGGACAATGTAGTCTACCGCCTGGGCTACGCGACTTCGCGAGCGCAGGCGCGCCAGTTCGTCACCCACGGACACGTCCTGGTCAATGGACGCAAAGTTGATATCCCAAGCTTTCAAGTCAAGGTCGGAGACGAGATCTCGGTGCGGGAAGGGAGCCGCTCGAACATTCACATCCAGAGCGCGTTTCAAACTGCATCGGGTCGCGGGCGGCCAACCTGGCTCGAGGTCGTCTCCCCTGACGAGATACGCGGCCGCGTAGTTGCTCTTCCACGCCGCGACGACATAGGTCAGAACATTAACGAACAGCTTATCGTCGAACTCTATTCGAAGTAG